Proteins from a single region of Cydia pomonella isolate Wapato2018A chromosome 13, ilCydPomo1, whole genome shotgun sequence:
- the LOC133524161 gene encoding uncharacterized protein LOC133524161 isoform X2, translated as MVYPILASVGPTRARLLAAAELESGQWLHAYPSPPTGTYLEPDTLRLAASLRLGVKVCAPHRCPCGATVDVLGHHGLCCQLSAGRLSRHAALNDIIRRSLATVNAPAILEPNGVSRDDGKRPDGMTLVPWKMGRVLVWDATCVDTLAPSHLPRTSAKAGAAAEAAETKKVFKYRSLGPQYHFVAFGVETLGPWGPSAKILFKEMSKRLIDSTGDQRAGSFLSQRISIAIQRGNAASIFGTMPRGPYLDVF; from the coding sequence CTCAGTTGGTCCTACACGCGCGCGGCTCCTCGCAGCTGCAGAACTAGAATCCGGCCAGTGGCTGCATGCCTACCCCTCCCCCCCCACCGGTACATATCTAGAGCCGGATACCCTCCGTTTAGCCGCAAGCCTTAGATTAGGAGTAAAGGTCTGCGCCCCCCACAGATGCCCCTGCGGCGCAACCGTCGACGTGCTTGGACACCACGGCCTTTGTTGTCAATTAAGTGCCGGTCGCCTCTCCAGGCACGCTGCCCTAAACGATATCATCCGCCGATCTCTTGCTACCGTCAACGCGCCGGCTATCCTTGAACCAAACGGCGTTTCgagggacgatggcaagagaccggacggtaTGACCCTGGTCCCATGGAAGATGGGTCGAGTGCTAGtctgggacgccacatgcgtcgatacactggcaccgtcccatctaCCAAGAACTTCGGCCAAGGCTGGGGCAGCTGCCGAGGCGGCTGAAACCAAAAAGGTTTTCAAATATCGAAGTCTCGGCCCCCAATACCACTTTGTGGCGTTTGGAGTCGAGACACTAGGgccgtggggtccaagcgccaagatactttttaaggaaatgagtaaaaggctcatagactctaccggtgaccagagagctggcagctttctctcgcagcgcattagtattgccattcagcgagggaatgctgccagcatctttggcacaatgccgcgggggccttatttagatgtattttaa